A single window of Nitrospiria bacterium DNA harbors:
- a CDS encoding CheR family methyltransferase, with the protein MQNIIELSNDVYKLLRDIFYDHCGIFYDDKSKYFLEGRLQNRLQKHQFHNFKDYYYFLKYDRKKEEELAYVIDLLTIHETYFFREERQLKVFSEEVLSELEKKKEDRKTLRIWSAGCSTGEEPYTLAMLIMQEGYFRDWKVEIFASDISQRVLQSARRGIYQQHSFRCTDPFFVKKFFHNENHGFRISDDVKKYVTFLCVNLLDINKLAFINTMDIIFCRNVIIYFDQEAKRKVIETFHRKLNREGYLFLGHSESLLNISTDFALRHFKHDIIYQRGS; encoded by the coding sequence ATGCAAAATATCATTGAACTGTCTAATGATGTCTATAAACTTCTCCGAGATATATTTTATGACCATTGTGGAATATTTTATGATGACAAATCTAAATATTTTTTAGAAGGGCGACTTCAAAACCGATTGCAAAAGCACCAATTTCACAATTTCAAGGATTATTACTATTTTTTAAAATATGACAGGAAAAAAGAGGAAGAGTTGGCCTATGTTATTGATCTCTTAACCATTCATGAAACTTATTTTTTTCGTGAAGAACGCCAACTGAAGGTTTTTTCTGAGGAAGTACTTTCGGAATTAGAGAAAAAGAAGGAAGATCGAAAAACCTTAAGGATTTGGAGTGCCGGTTGTTCTACGGGAGAGGAGCCGTATACCTTGGCCATGTTGATTATGCAGGAAGGTTATTTCCGGGATTGGAAGGTTGAAATTTTTGCAAGCGATATAAGCCAGCGGGTTTTACAAAGTGCACGCCGTGGAATTTATCAGCAACATTCGTTTCGATGTACAGACCCCTTTTTTGTGAAAAAATTTTTCCATAATGAAAACCATGGTTTCCGAATATCTGATGACGTTAAAAAGTATGTAACGTTTTTGTGTGTTAACCTCTTGGATATCAATAAATTGGCATTTATCAACACTATGGATATTATATTTTGTAGAAATGTAATAATTTATTTCGACCAAGAAGCAAAACGTAAAGTGATTGAGACGTTCCATCGAAAATTAAATCGCGAGGGGTATTTATTTTTAGGACATTCCGAGTCTTTGTTGAATATTTCTACTGATTTTGCCTTGCGCCATTTTAAGCATGATATTATTTACCAAAGGGGATCCTAA
- a CDS encoding HEAT repeat domain-containing protein has translation MEEILKKYQESEIEKRLETIKGWEQERENCAIPWLIFALGDPEWRVRKAASSALLQFDRDVELVEALIGALKNEKNAGSRNAAVEVLTHFGHFSVFPLMSIFREVDHDVKKFILDILGDIGDPRATQFFVKALNDKNENVRLAAVEALGKFKDNQVVPNLISLLEFSSPLLNFTIVRSLELIGDSRALDPLVSMMNKKGLEKVVLEALGSFGDLRALNPILSSLQGGGKSIKKCAVRSLLKLSTKISKHQEILITSRLREIYSQGLGHFLMEALEDPDLKIKSGAVKIFGWVREFKAITKLIPFLEGDLRDVVVETFIHLGREAVDVLIIDISRYPEKVREEIGFVLGEIGDRRAVSALIQLLEDPVGHVRQSGANSLGKLGDRNAVRPLIRTLEDPYPNVQEAVLEALLLIGGEQVVQSLKGMVHHDSPRMRCHAITLLGKLAPMENQNEIFMALKDENPDVRKTAITALEGMRTEESTLCILGALGDEEPQVRLCALNVLFQNNKENWVKHMAPLAKDENIWVRASIARGLGHFGKKGKPLLLDLLNDKVGVVQIAAMEALGKIQETSVVPLILTKVQTTDPDIKVAAIDSLGCIGDPSVKESLRIFLKDTHWNVRAATANALGKLKDAAVRESLLRLANHDQDSLVRQSARFALDQIQET, from the coding sequence ATGGAAGAAATTTTAAAAAAATACCAGGAAAGCGAAATTGAAAAACGGTTAGAAACCATTAAGGGATGGGAACAGGAAAGGGAAAACTGCGCTATTCCCTGGTTAATTTTTGCTTTAGGGGACCCGGAATGGCGCGTTCGGAAAGCGGCCAGCTCTGCCTTACTTCAATTTGACCGTGATGTGGAATTGGTTGAAGCTTTAATTGGAGCCTTAAAAAATGAAAAGAACGCGGGTTCTCGAAATGCTGCCGTTGAAGTTTTGACGCATTTTGGGCATTTTTCTGTCTTCCCTTTGATGAGTATTTTTCGTGAAGTAGACCATGATGTTAAAAAATTTATTTTGGATATTTTAGGAGATATCGGTGATCCAAGAGCGACCCAATTTTTTGTAAAAGCGCTTAATGACAAAAATGAAAATGTCCGTTTAGCTGCGGTAGAGGCCTTAGGAAAATTTAAAGATAATCAGGTTGTCCCCAATTTAATATCTCTTTTAGAGTTTTCCAGTCCACTTTTAAATTTTACTATTGTGAGGTCCCTTGAATTGATCGGCGATTCTCGCGCTCTGGACCCACTGGTTTCTATGATGAATAAAAAAGGCCTGGAAAAAGTGGTTCTGGAAGCATTGGGAAGTTTTGGGGATTTAAGGGCGCTTAATCCTATTCTTTCATCCTTGCAAGGTGGGGGGAAATCAATTAAAAAATGTGCGGTTCGCAGTCTCCTAAAACTGAGCACTAAAATTTCCAAACACCAAGAAATATTGATTACCAGTCGTCTGAGAGAAATTTATTCACAGGGACTCGGCCATTTTTTAATGGAAGCCCTGGAAGACCCAGATTTAAAAATTAAAAGTGGGGCCGTTAAGATCTTTGGGTGGGTACGGGAATTTAAGGCAATAACGAAATTAATTCCCTTTTTAGAAGGAGACCTGAGAGATGTGGTGGTGGAAACGTTTATTCATTTGGGAAGGGAAGCCGTAGACGTCCTTATCATTGATATTTCAAGATACCCAGAGAAGGTCCGAGAGGAAATTGGTTTTGTCCTTGGAGAAATCGGGGATCGCCGAGCGGTTTCCGCTTTGATTCAGCTATTAGAGGATCCCGTGGGGCATGTTCGCCAATCGGGTGCGAATTCCCTTGGAAAATTAGGTGATCGAAACGCGGTTAGGCCTTTGATTAGAACCCTGGAGGACCCCTATCCCAATGTTCAGGAAGCAGTTCTTGAAGCCTTACTACTCATCGGGGGAGAGCAGGTGGTTCAATCCTTAAAGGGCATGGTTCATCATGATTCCCCAAGAATGAGGTGTCATGCCATTACCCTTTTGGGAAAATTGGCTCCCATGGAAAACCAGAATGAAATTTTTATGGCTTTGAAAGACGAAAACCCTGATGTTCGTAAAACCGCGATTACCGCCTTGGAAGGAATGCGCACAGAAGAGTCTACCTTGTGTATCCTGGGGGCTTTGGGGGATGAGGAACCCCAAGTTCGCCTATGTGCCCTAAATGTTCTTTTTCAGAATAATAAGGAGAATTGGGTTAAACATATGGCACCTTTAGCCAAAGATGAAAACATTTGGGTAAGGGCCTCCATTGCCAGGGGATTGGGGCATTTTGGGAAAAAAGGGAAACCTCTTCTTTTGGATTTACTAAACGATAAAGTTGGGGTGGTCCAGATTGCAGCCATGGAAGCTTTAGGTAAAATTCAAGAGACATCTGTTGTTCCTCTCATTTTGACAAAGGTACAGACAACGGATCCCGATATTAAGGTTGCCGCCATTGATTCTTTAGGGTGCATTGGGGACCCCAGTGTTAAAGAGTCTTTGAGGATTTTTTTAAAAGATACTCATTGGAACGTGCGAGCCGCTACGGCAAATGCTTTAGGAAAACTCAAAGATGCGGCGGTTCGTGAGTCTCTTTTGCGATTGGCCAATCACGATCAAGACTCCTTAGTTAGACAGTCTGCCAGGTTTGCTTTGGATCAAATTCAAGAAACCTAA
- a CDS encoding response regulator, translating into MNIQCPNCKSNFDLEIYFTSNGSSVDAVCGHCNAKLNLSLTVKVETGEVFSNQRASSETVFSEGAKPPLSQDRGTPFKKEKVLVAIEGDTSRQAIVGNLTRAGFPVLEAAGGRDALDLLQKEKPAVVLLDVGLPQMFGFELCDIIKKSPLLKEIGVILVASIYDKTRYKRQPSTLYGADDFIERHQIEEELVSKINQLIKNEKNKEKKSISESDPIEQSPKKPIERGNISQSTDQSFEVKPMEELHPGIKSNLPVSPGENGLSKKEGIVLSPETSIKGENLHPLKGNAFPHEITLSEPAMKACTSAVTEIPQKEERKDNSSVHDGARRLARIIISDIALYNQKNVEAGLQKGKFSEVLKSELEEGKKLYQERVSPEIFNSTDYFEEAIQEFIAKRRAKVK; encoded by the coding sequence ATGAACATACAATGTCCAAACTGTAAATCAAATTTTGATTTAGAAATATATTTCACTTCAAATGGCTCATCGGTTGATGCCGTTTGTGGCCATTGTAATGCAAAATTAAATTTATCCTTAACGGTAAAGGTTGAAACCGGAGAGGTCTTTTCCAACCAGCGAGCATCTTCAGAAACCGTTTTTTCGGAGGGAGCGAAACCACCCCTTTCCCAGGACAGGGGAACACCATTTAAAAAAGAGAAGGTGCTAGTGGCTATCGAAGGAGATACCAGCCGACAAGCCATTGTGGGTAACTTAACCCGGGCCGGTTTTCCCGTATTGGAAGCTGCCGGGGGTCGTGATGCCCTTGATCTATTACAAAAGGAGAAACCCGCTGTGGTGTTATTAGATGTGGGGTTACCACAAATGTTTGGATTTGAGTTGTGTGACATTATAAAAAAATCCCCATTACTCAAGGAAATAGGGGTAATCCTGGTTGCCTCCATTTATGATAAAACCCGTTATAAGCGACAACCCAGTACCCTCTATGGTGCAGATGATTTTATTGAAAGGCATCAAATTGAAGAGGAATTGGTTTCAAAAATTAATCAATTAATAAAAAATGAGAAAAATAAGGAAAAAAAATCCATATCTGAATCTGATCCGATTGAGCAATCTCCGAAAAAACCCATTGAGAGGGGGAACATTTCCCAAAGTACCGATCAGTCATTTGAAGTAAAGCCTATGGAGGAATTGCATCCAGGGATTAAGAGTAATTTACCCGTTTCACCCGGGGAAAACGGCCTTTCTAAAAAAGAAGGTATAGTTTTATCGCCGGAAACATCCATAAAGGGTGAGAATTTGCATCCTTTAAAAGGAAATGCTTTCCCTCACGAAATTACCCTTAGCGAACCCGCAATGAAGGCTTGCACTTCTGCTGTTACCGAAATCCCTCAAAAGGAGGAAAGAAAAGACAATTCTTCTGTTCACGATGGGGCCCGGCGTTTGGCCAGAATTATTATTTCGGATATTGCCCTTTATAACCAAAAGAATGTCGAGGCAGGCTTACAAAAGGGTAAATTTTCCGAGGTTTTAAAAAGTGAATTAGAAGAAGGTAAAAAACTTTACCAAGAGCGTGTTTCTCCAGAAATATTCAATTCCACTGATTATTTTGAGGAGGCCATCCAGGAATTTATTGCCAAAAGAAGAGCGAAGGTAAAATAA
- a CDS encoding chemotaxis protein CheW — MAETKSMSSPSTVQVVDFINGNDEYAIEIQYIIEIISFRDPATVPGSPEFVEGVVDLRGQVIPVINLKKRLGKKREIDSKPGHILIIKLKDMLIGICVEKVLEVTHIPIEKIQSTQDILKGGDVNYVKGFCKVSNRLLLLLDVTLILSDQEKELLNRG; from the coding sequence ATGGCAGAAACTAAAAGCATGTCTTCCCCCTCCACCGTTCAGGTTGTTGATTTTATTAATGGCAATGATGAATATGCGATAGAGATTCAATATATTATTGAAATCATAAGTTTTCGGGATCCTGCAACGGTTCCCGGTTCCCCCGAATTTGTTGAGGGTGTGGTGGATCTTCGAGGACAGGTGATTCCCGTTATCAACTTAAAAAAAAGATTAGGAAAAAAAAGGGAGATTGATTCAAAACCAGGCCATATTCTGATTATCAAATTAAAGGATATGTTAATTGGAATATGTGTTGAAAAAGTTTTGGAAGTGACCCATATTCCCATTGAGAAAATTCAAAGTACACAGGACATTTTGAAGGGAGGCGATGTCAATTATGTAAAAGGGTTTTGTAAGGTTTCCAACCGTCTTCTTCTTTTATTGGATGTCACTCTGATTTTATCCGATCAGGAAAAAGAACTGTTAAATAGAGGATAA
- a CDS encoding chemotaxis protein CheW: protein MGDPTPTRDPTIQEEKDSSYLVESKLNEKKTEKVQLEENEESNVTISSHEPIKDKSSCSRGNSVMMEPLKKYFAHTHVSKEGKMGLPDHDEGCEGKHEFEQGDEGFYLREYLAFMLSGEEYSVDIMMIKEIIKPVEFTHVPRAPEIIMGIISLRGTILPILNLRKKMGLIDFPVNRQARIVVVSSEKGLVGLLVDSVTGVVRMSEPDIEPPPSVLNEVETVFIKGVGKYRDRFIIFMDINKVLSGDFSPSAEGKVSV, encoded by the coding sequence ATGGGAGATCCAACACCGACCAGGGACCCCACGATTCAAGAGGAAAAAGATTCGAGTTACTTAGTTGAATCAAAATTAAACGAAAAAAAAACAGAGAAAGTCCAATTGGAAGAAAATGAAGAATCTAATGTTACTATCTCCTCTCATGAACCCATTAAAGATAAGAGTTCCTGCTCCCGAGGTAATTCTGTAATGATGGAACCTTTGAAAAAATATTTTGCTCACACCCATGTTTCAAAAGAAGGGAAAATGGGGTTACCAGATCATGATGAGGGGTGTGAAGGAAAACATGAATTTGAACAAGGGGATGAGGGTTTTTACCTCAGAGAGTACCTTGCATTTATGTTATCCGGGGAGGAATATTCCGTCGATATCATGATGATTAAAGAAATAATAAAACCCGTTGAATTTACACACGTTCCCCGAGCCCCTGAAATTATCATGGGAATTATTTCCCTGAGAGGAACCATTTTGCCCATTTTAAATTTAAGGAAAAAAATGGGTTTAATAGATTTTCCCGTAAATCGTCAAGCACGAATTGTTGTGGTTTCATCTGAAAAGGGATTGGTGGGTTTGTTGGTGGATTCGGTTACTGGAGTGGTTAGAATGTCTGAGCCTGATATTGAACCTCCCCCTTCGGTGTTGAATGAAGTTGAAACGGTTTTTATAAAGGGGGTTGGTAAGTATCGGGACCGGTTTATTATTTTTATGGATATCAATAAGGTTCTTTCTGGTGACTTTTCTCCTTCTGCAGAAGGAAAGGTAAGCGTTTAA
- a CDS encoding MerR family transcriptional regulator, with amino-acid sequence MTHLMKVLENQTYGPKDICNRVGISNRQLEYWVLIGVVEPLSEPHGVKVFRRFTQEDLEILLQVKKLTDEGVLVSRAAEKVKKERKKEEPL; translated from the coding sequence ATGACCCATCTTATGAAGGTATTGGAAAATCAGACATACGGCCCCAAAGATATTTGCAATAGGGTAGGAATATCCAACCGGCAATTGGAATATTGGGTATTAATTGGAGTGGTTGAACCTCTCTCAGAACCCCATGGGGTTAAGGTTTTCAGAAGGTTTACACAAGAAGATTTAGAAATACTTCTTCAAGTTAAAAAATTAACTGATGAGGGGGTGTTGGTAAGTCGGGCGGCTGAAAAGGTAAAAAAGGAAAGAAAAAAGGAGGAACCCTTATAG
- a CDS encoding chemotaxis protein CheA — protein sequence MSEKTQSASIKEFVAEAEEILEGLNQNLLAMEAIPDRSVVKPEIINAIFRGAHTLKGMAGMVGLEQVSILSHSLEDLFDKVRMGRQKVSDGLVDVLFEGVEILRSLVELASKGKSNKIDTSVLIQKIQEISCGEKGQTSDQILEKAGVDPEILKVLTEYETHRLIDNIQRKIHLFEVVSVFKLESFDRELTLLNSKIQSLGEIITNLPNSDFANAEGIQFRLIVGSSHDYSSISKALEDAGVQIKEIQYGLEGPSEKGLKETTSHFSTGDQNEGDKEVQPEAGQTVSLKSLSQTIRVDINKLDGLLNVVGELVLTKAVIQQIAKDWVMERGLTGLAGELQKTVQILDRRVTDLQEGLVEVRMIPVGQVFDRLIRVVRKISKEIGKEIDLQISGEETKLDKLMIEEIADPLMHIIRNSIDHGIENREERRASGKPEIGKIRLNAIQKGNNVVIEVSDDGKGINREKVYQTALKKGLVVENKEYSDREILNFLFVPGFSTKEIVTEISGRGVGLDVAAKNIAKLSGIVDVESEFGIGTTFSITLPITLVIIQALIVKVEKEVFAIPLNSVLESLRISPLDIKTVKRKEVIYLRDRTLSLARLDVIFNLVQGEKNQENLYVIVVGIAEKKIGLVVDGIEGQQEIVIKTIGEFLKGVKGIAGATELGNRKTILVLDVGNLIEESSKGETQKIEQSTEK from the coding sequence ATGAGTGAGAAAACCCAAAGTGCTTCGATAAAAGAATTTGTGGCGGAAGCAGAAGAGATTTTGGAGGGACTAAATCAAAATTTATTGGCTATGGAGGCAATTCCAGACCGATCGGTTGTAAAGCCGGAAATAATTAATGCCATTTTTAGAGGTGCCCATACCTTGAAGGGGATGGCAGGGATGGTGGGACTTGAACAAGTTTCTATTTTGAGTCACAGCCTTGAGGATTTGTTTGATAAAGTAAGGATGGGGCGTCAAAAGGTAAGCGATGGTTTGGTAGATGTGCTTTTTGAGGGGGTTGAAATTCTAAGGAGTCTTGTGGAACTGGCCTCCAAAGGGAAAAGTAACAAAATTGATACTTCCGTATTAATTCAAAAAATTCAAGAAATTTCTTGTGGGGAAAAAGGACAAACCAGCGATCAAATTTTGGAAAAGGCCGGGGTTGACCCTGAAATTTTAAAAGTCTTGACTGAGTATGAAACCCATCGATTAATTGATAATATTCAGAGGAAGATCCATTTATTTGAAGTCGTTTCCGTTTTTAAATTGGAATCATTTGATCGTGAATTAACCCTTCTGAATTCTAAAATTCAGTCTTTGGGTGAAATTATTACCAACCTTCCCAACAGTGATTTTGCCAATGCCGAGGGGATACAATTTAGATTAATTGTTGGGAGTAGTCATGACTATTCCTCAATTTCAAAGGCCCTAGAAGATGCTGGTGTTCAAATTAAAGAGATCCAGTATGGATTAGAAGGACCATCTGAAAAAGGCCTAAAAGAGACCACATCCCATTTCTCTACGGGGGACCAAAATGAAGGAGACAAGGAGGTTCAGCCTGAGGCCGGTCAAACGGTTTCTCTTAAGAGCCTGAGTCAAACCATTCGGGTTGATATCAATAAATTGGATGGCCTTTTAAATGTGGTTGGGGAACTGGTTTTAACCAAAGCCGTCATTCAACAAATTGCAAAAGATTGGGTGATGGAAAGAGGGCTAACCGGGTTAGCCGGAGAACTACAGAAAACAGTGCAAATATTAGACCGACGGGTCACGGACCTGCAAGAGGGTTTGGTCGAAGTGCGAATGATTCCAGTGGGTCAAGTTTTTGATCGCTTGATTCGTGTTGTACGAAAAATTTCAAAAGAAATCGGAAAAGAAATAGATTTGCAAATTTCAGGGGAAGAAACGAAATTAGACAAATTAATGATTGAAGAAATTGCCGACCCCTTGATGCATATTATTCGAAATTCCATTGATCATGGAATTGAAAACCGGGAGGAGCGTCGGGCTTCAGGAAAACCGGAAATTGGGAAAATTCGATTGAATGCAATTCAGAAAGGGAATAATGTGGTTATTGAGGTTTCCGACGATGGCAAGGGAATAAACAGGGAAAAAGTTTATCAGACCGCTCTTAAAAAGGGCCTGGTTGTCGAGAATAAGGAATACAGTGATAGGGAAATTTTAAACTTTCTTTTTGTTCCTGGTTTTAGTACTAAAGAGATCGTTACTGAAATCTCTGGTCGGGGTGTAGGCTTAGATGTGGCTGCTAAGAATATAGCAAAGCTGAGTGGTATAGTAGATGTTGAGTCGGAGTTTGGTATTGGAACTACCTTTTCCATTACCCTCCCAATCACCCTGGTAATCATTCAGGCATTGATTGTTAAAGTAGAAAAGGAGGTTTTTGCAATTCCTCTTAATTCTGTTCTTGAAAGCCTTAGAATTTCCCCTTTAGATATTAAGACGGTTAAAAGAAAAGAGGTTATTTATTTGCGGGATCGAACCCTTTCATTGGCCCGGCTAGATGTTATTTTTAACCTGGTCCAGGGGGAAAAGAATCAAGAGAACTTATATGTTATTGTAGTGGGAATTGCTGAAAAAAAGATTGGTTTAGTGGTGGACGGGATAGAAGGACAACAGGAAATTGTCATTAAAACGATTGGGGAATTTTTAAAAGGAGTAAAGGGCATTGCAGGTGCAACGGAATTGGGAAACAGAAAAACGATTCTGGTTCTGGATGTCGGAAATTTAATTGAAGAATCCAGTAAAGGGGAAACTCAAAAAATAGAGCAATCCACTGAAAAATAA
- a CDS encoding response regulator, protein MPKKVLVIDDSATIRSMISNSIEEIGDFETLEASNGFEALKMLPATLFDLIITDINMPEINGLEIVNFVRNHPVYQKIPLIIVTTEQGEEDRKKGIELGATEYVTKPFDPEELKKIVLKVMEEPLS, encoded by the coding sequence ATGCCAAAAAAAGTATTGGTGATTGATGATTCGGCAACCATCCGTTCGATGATTTCAAATTCCATAGAAGAAATTGGGGATTTTGAGACATTGGAGGCCAGTAACGGATTTGAGGCCCTCAAAATGCTTCCTGCAACCCTGTTTGATTTAATCATTACGGATATTAATATGCCTGAAATAAATGGTTTGGAAATCGTTAATTTTGTCCGAAACCATCCGGTTTATCAAAAGATTCCCCTTATCATTGTAACAACGGAACAAGGCGAAGAAGACCGGAAAAAAGGAATTGAATTGGGAGCCACAGAGTACGTTACCAAACCATTTGATCCCGAAGAGTTAAAAAAGATTGTTTTAAAAGTAATGGAAGAACCGCTTTCATAA
- a CDS encoding DUF4388 domain-containing protein codes for MSLEGRLEDLGLPDIFQIIGLSKRSGVLTIIRKEGSGRLVFHEGQVVFASSDRLGRLGYSLVRKNLISNEDLESALRLQKAKSLKKPIGTILLEMGLITQDALEGEIRNHILLVVRDLLSWEKGSFHFELGKVITEDIVFSGGMNTDFLLLEGARLQDEEKERGGGGGFPSEPTPEKSVSPMGSLPPFSPTPETEEFHPVASPGPNPIQPLSMSPSKGPFTPSKPLYSPVTPSEIPLSDPPIGAKKNRKDLVLLTSMIEELSGPSTSSEITLLVLRYASELMNRAVVFLVRKDDIMGLGQFGVVLKEGGENEKVRSILIPLEGQSIFRDVVHKKISYRGQVDQGHWDSYLLEQLGGGKPLEVFAAPLMSDGKVIAILYGDNLPKQEPIMETEGLEAFIRVAGFAFGKAFLERKLHESKS; via the coding sequence ATGAGTCTTGAAGGTCGTCTAGAGGATTTAGGCCTACCGGATATTTTTCAAATTATTGGACTCAGCAAGAGATCAGGCGTTTTGACAATTATCAGAAAGGAAGGATCCGGACGCCTCGTTTTTCATGAAGGTCAGGTTGTTTTTGCCAGCTCTGATCGTTTAGGGCGATTGGGGTACAGCTTGGTCAGAAAAAACTTGATTTCGAATGAGGATTTGGAAAGTGCGTTGAGGCTCCAAAAGGCCAAATCCCTTAAAAAGCCAATAGGAACTATTTTATTGGAAATGGGTTTGATAACTCAAGACGCTTTAGAAGGAGAAATTCGAAATCATATTCTTTTGGTTGTCAGGGATCTTTTGTCATGGGAAAAAGGTTCGTTTCATTTTGAACTGGGAAAAGTAATTACTGAGGATATTGTCTTCAGTGGGGGAATGAATACAGATTTCTTGTTATTGGAAGGGGCTCGTCTCCAGGACGAGGAAAAAGAGAGAGGAGGGGGTGGGGGCTTTCCCTCTGAGCCCACTCCAGAAAAATCTGTTTCACCAATGGGGTCTCTACCTCCTTTTTCTCCGACCCCTGAAACGGAAGAATTCCATCCTGTAGCTTCCCCGGGTCCAAACCCGATCCAACCCCTCTCAATGAGTCCTTCCAAAGGCCCTTTTACCCCCTCAAAACCCCTGTATTCCCCTGTAACTCCTTCAGAAATTCCCCTGTCAGATCCACCCATTGGGGCCAAGAAAAACAGAAAAGATTTAGTTCTTCTGACCTCAATGATTGAAGAGTTATCCGGGCCTTCGACCAGTAGTGAAATTACATTATTGGTTTTAAGATATGCAAGTGAACTGATGAATCGTGCGGTTGTTTTCTTGGTTCGAAAGGATGATATCATGGGGTTGGGGCAATTTGGGGTGGTGCTCAAAGAAGGGGGAGAAAATGAAAAGGTCCGAAGTATCCTTATCCCCCTAGAGGGACAATCGATTTTTAGGGATGTGGTTCACAAAAAAATTTCTTATAGAGGTCAGGTGGATCAAGGCCACTGGGATTCTTATTTACTGGAACAATTAGGGGGGGGCAAACCCTTAGAAGTATTTGCTGCCCCTTTAATGAGCGATGGAAAAGTAATTGCCATTTTATATGGGGATAATTTGCCCAAACAAGAACCTATTATGGAAACAGAAGGTTTAGAAGCATTTATTCGGGTAGCCGGGTTTGCCTTTGGGAAGGCTTTTTTAGAGCGTAAATTGCACGAATCCAAATCCTGA
- the purS gene encoding phosphoribosylformylglycinamidine synthase subunit PurS, whose translation MKARVYVTLKEGVLDPQGKAIGNALGSLGFKNVKDVRVGKFFEIELVGINASQADSQLKEMCENLLASTVIEDFRFEIIQG comes from the coding sequence ATGAAAGCCCGTGTATATGTCACTCTTAAAGAGGGGGTTTTAGATCCTCAAGGAAAAGCCATCGGAAATGCTCTGGGTAGCCTTGGGTTTAAAAACGTTAAAGATGTTCGTGTGGGAAAATTTTTTGAAATAGAGCTGGTTGGTATTAATGCCTCGCAGGCCGATTCTCAGCTTAAAGAAATGTGCGAGAATTTATTGGCCAGTACAGTAATTGAAGATTTTAGATTTGAAATCATTCAGGGTTAG